From the genome of Flavobacterium luteolum, one region includes:
- a CDS encoding prolyl oligopeptidase family serine peptidase, with protein MKKTFLLMAITTAGISFGQGKIQYPQTKKGETVDVYFDTKVSDPYRWLEDDKSAETGAWVKAENEVTYAYLDKIPFREELKKRMEKLWNYEKIGAPSKEGKFAYYSKNNGLQNQSVVYRKDENGKEEVFLDPNTFSKDGTTSLGGLDFSEDGSKAAYAISEGGSDWRKVIIIDALSKKIVEDTLVDVKFSGVSWYKNEGFYYSSYDKPKGSELSAKTDQHKLYFHKLGTSQKDDKVIFGADQKRRYVGGYVTEDNRYLVITAANSTYGNELYIKDLTKPNSPIVTIVDNFNSDSNVIENAGSKLFIETDYNAPNKRVVTVDAANPKPENWKDFIKETKDILSPSTGAGYFFANYTKDAVSFVQQYDYSGKLVREIKLPAVGTAGGFSGKKEDKILYYSFTNYTTPGSIYSFEPKSGKSEVYAKPKVDFKSEDYESKQVFYTSKDGTKVPMIITYKKGTKLDGKNPTILYGYGGFNISLTPSFSIANAVWLENGGVYAVANLRGGGEYGKKWHDAGTKMQKQNVFDDFIAAAEYLIAQKYTSSDYLAIRGGSNGGLLVGATMTQRPDLMKVALPAVGVMDMLRYNAFTAGAGWAFDYGTAQDSKEMFEYLKGYSPVHNVKQGTHYPATMVTTGDHDDRVVPAHSFKFAAELQEKQTGENPVLIRIDVKAGHGAGKSVAATIQENVDIQAFTLYNMGFKALPKK; from the coding sequence ATGAAAAAAACATTTTTATTAATGGCAATTACAACTGCAGGAATATCATTTGGACAAGGCAAAATACAATATCCGCAAACAAAAAAAGGAGAAACTGTTGATGTTTATTTTGACACCAAAGTAAGCGATCCCTACCGTTGGTTAGAAGATGATAAATCTGCCGAAACTGGTGCTTGGGTAAAAGCTGAAAACGAAGTTACTTATGCTTATTTAGATAAAATTCCGTTTCGCGAAGAACTTAAAAAGCGAATGGAAAAACTTTGGAACTACGAAAAAATTGGAGCTCCTTCTAAAGAAGGAAAATTCGCTTATTACTCTAAAAACAACGGACTTCAGAATCAATCTGTTGTTTACAGAAAAGATGAAAATGGCAAAGAAGAAGTTTTCTTAGATCCAAATACTTTTTCTAAAGACGGAACAACTTCTCTAGGCGGACTTGATTTTTCTGAAGACGGAAGCAAAGCAGCTTACGCAATCTCTGAAGGAGGAAGCGATTGGAGAAAAGTAATTATCATAGACGCACTTTCTAAGAAAATTGTAGAAGATACTTTGGTTGATGTGAAATTTAGTGGTGTTTCATGGTATAAAAATGAAGGTTTCTACTATTCTAGTTATGACAAACCAAAAGGAAGTGAATTATCTGCTAAAACAGATCAGCACAAATTGTATTTCCATAAACTAGGAACTTCTCAAAAAGATGATAAAGTAATTTTTGGTGCAGATCAAAAAAGAAGATATGTTGGTGGATATGTTACTGAAGACAACCGTTATTTGGTAATCACGGCAGCTAATTCGACTTACGGAAACGAATTGTACATTAAAGACCTTACAAAACCGAACAGCCCGATTGTTACTATCGTAGACAACTTTAACAGCGATAGCAATGTAATAGAAAACGCAGGAAGCAAATTGTTTATTGAAACAGATTATAACGCACCAAACAAACGTGTTGTAACGGTTGATGCAGCAAATCCGAAGCCTGAAAACTGGAAAGATTTTATTAAAGAAACCAAAGATATATTATCGCCATCAACTGGTGCTGGTTATTTCTTTGCTAATTATACTAAAGATGCGGTTTCATTTGTGCAACAATATGATTACAGCGGAAAATTAGTTCGCGAAATTAAACTTCCAGCTGTTGGAACTGCAGGCGGATTTAGCGGTAAAAAAGAAGATAAAATTTTGTACTACAGTTTTACAAATTATACAACTCCTGGAAGTATCTATTCTTTTGAACCAAAATCTGGCAAATCTGAAGTATATGCAAAACCAAAAGTTGATTTCAAGAGTGAAGATTACGAGTCTAAACAAGTTTTCTATACTTCAAAAGATGGTACAAAAGTTCCGATGATTATTACGTATAAAAAAGGAACAAAATTAGACGGTAAAAATCCAACAATCCTTTATGGTTACGGCGGATTCAATATTAGTTTAACACCAAGTTTTAGTATTGCGAATGCTGTTTGGTTAGAAAATGGTGGAGTTTACGCAGTGGCTAACCTTAGAGGTGGTGGTGAATACGGAAAAAAATGGCATGATGCAGGAACCAAAATGCAGAAACAAAATGTGTTTGATGATTTTATTGCGGCTGCAGAATATTTAATTGCCCAAAAATATACTTCTTCTGATTATTTGGCTATTCGCGGAGGATCTAACGGAGGTTTGTTGGTTGGCGCAACGATGACACAGCGTCCAGATTTAATGAAAGTAGCATTGCCAGCGGTTGGAGTTATGGATATGCTTCGTTACAATGCTTTTACAGCAGGTGCTGGATGGGCTTTTGATTACGGAACTGCTCAAGACAGCAAAGAAATGTTTGAATATTTAAAAGGATATTCACCTGTTCATAACGTTAAACAAGGGACTCATTATCCTGCAACAATGGTAACGACTGGAGATCATGACGATCGTGTAGTTCCAGCACACAGTTTCAAATTTGCTGCTGAGTTACAGGAAAAACAAACAGGAGAAAACCCGGTTTTGATTAGAATTGACGTTAAAGCAGGTCATGGAGCAGGGAAATCTGTTGCTGCTACAATTCAAGAAAATGTAGATATTCAAGCTTTCACACTTTACAATATGGGTTTTAAAGCTTTGCCGAAAAAATAA